The Alnus glutinosa chromosome 8, dhAlnGlut1.1, whole genome shotgun sequence DNA segment aaataaaatgtctcatTTAAACTTCTTGCCTTTGAGCCTTTCGCCCTAAAATATATTGAACCAACCTTGACTGCAGTATTGGCCTGAAAGTTTTAAGAAGTTGTAGTGCGGTAGTCTAAGAACCTGTTTGGAATTGTATTGGCTAGGAAACAGAGAATTCTATAATAAAAAAGCGTTTGagaaaaaagtttatttttaagCTTTTCACAAAAGTGCGTTTTAGcctttttagaacaaaaaagttaTAGAAATACTTTTTGAGATTACTACCAAATagacctatttttattttgcacaactttttatatattaaaattacttTCTAAATTTGTTAACACAGTTCCAAACTGCTCTTAACAAGTCTAGTAAGACTGCTGCCTACCAGCAGGGACATATAAGGCtaagaaattttgaaaaggaCACGTGGACCCATCAAGGGCTGTTGCCTAGCTCCTTCTGGTTGTGGAAAAATCTTAGGAGAATTATCAACGCTATTCTGAAAGAATTATCAACAAGAGTACCATTGCTTAATTATTGTTTGAATTACCGCTATGAGAAAAATCGTAGCCGTAGCTTGTGTTAAAAATGTTTCCTTCAAAACATAATGATGTAGTATTCTTTAATTTCTTAGCCCCCGTTTGAAATTGTATTGAAGAgcttaaaaattgatttttgcacTTAAAAAGATTTGCCACATAAAAATTGGTTCGTTTGgtattaaaaaagtttaaagcattttttcttattatctttttggtCTAAAATAACTtccaaaattacatttttatataaacttaaaaatgatgttttttcaaaaataaataaataaattcacacttttttagattttttttctaaaataaaaaataaaaaataaaaaatcttataTATGAGCTAGCAGTGAATAAAAATAAGGCTAAGGAATTTCCGAAAGGAAACATGGACCGGTCAAATTAAGGCTGCCTCCCTCTGGttcttgaaaatgaaaaatctgAGAATTATCAACGCTGGCTAGGTAGCTTTCAGTTGTGTAACATCATCAAAAAAGTTACACGACATGTACGTTCCATGCATTAAATCGAGTATCAATCAAGTTTATTGTACTTTAATTGACTTTGAGGTCGTCCACGAGGACCTCTTTATTTATCACTCTCAAACCAAAACCACAAGTACTTACTCCCTTCTTTCCTCACtgctttcatctctctctctccaaactccTTCGGCCACCATTTTTGGGTGGGTAGCTGAAGGTATTTTGCTTGCCAAAATGAAGATGTTCCTTGTTCCAATATTAATTCTCCTTGCTTCAACTCTCTCCTTTTCCTTCGCAGCAGCTAGATTGCCGGATTctgaaggtatatatatatatatatatgctcaccACAcagatgtgtatatatatatatatatatatatatatatatatatgatctttaaattttatcttcttGCCTTTATTTGTTACCTGAATAAATCATATATAGTTTCATGGGGATCAATCGATGCAAATAATTCAAATATTTTCATCAGGAAAACGTGCAAATTTTGATGGGTGGCATTGATTAGCCTTTTAATTCCTTTTTCCACTTGGCAATTAGCTGGCTTGATTAATGTAGCGCTGATTTGATCACAAGTACTTGTGTTGATTTTCTAACTTTTGCAGTGGAAGCTTTACATGACATAGCAAAGAGTTTAGGGAAGACGGACTGGAATTTCAGCGTAGATCCATGCACTGAATGGCTCCCCTTAATCGACAATAATATTACCTGCAGTACTGGCTGCTCCAATGGAACTGAGTGCCACGTTCTCATGATGTACGTCAGATCTCTCTCCTGTATACACACACGCATCATCCACCGACATATATGTGTTTCACTGAGATTGTTTTTCACACACATTTTTCGTATATATCTCATCTACATCTTTAATGAAAATGTATTACTAATAATCGGAAATAtttacaaaaattcaaaaagtttttgaagtatgggaaaaaaataatttactacaaatactaaatttaaaagatTTTGTTAATATGTCACATGTCATAATTTGATTAGCTTTCACGTGTTATATTatcaaaaatttgttaaataagTGAACGGTAtttaattatagaaaataaattatttttttaatatatcttAGAAAtctctaaatttattttcataaaaaaaagttaattaattattcaatCGAACAATTTTGcaattgttttccttttatcTTTAACTTTGGCCgtccaaaaatattctaaatGAGTGCCGAGGACCACACCTTTTAGTCGCATTCAACACTTCTGTCAAATCGTAGATGGGGACAGCGTATTAAATGGGTGTCGATGGCcacatctttcttcttttttttttcttcatttactcTGCTCATAGAATATACATATCTATTTTCAAAGCATTTTTAGTAGGCTTATTAAATTTTATCagcaaaaatagttaaaatttattttttattttttatttttttaaagcacccaTAGAAgtctcactattttaactattcactatcactatttcatttaaataatatttttcaaaatgaagaTTGTATGTGATGCAtgagataataaaaaaaaaaaaaaaaacgaagttttaatagtttttttaatagatttggTGAGTAAATAGTATTCACTATTTTTGGTGAACTATGTTCTTTCAACTAATTAGTGAGGTTCCTGAAGAGCCATTTTATACActttcaccaaaataactaGTAAGAATGCTCTCATTAACTCTCTGTCCAAACCCATCTCGTTGGCATTAACTAATGCACAAAAATTGTATTGGGTTATGGAGTCTAGAGTAATTTTCACGTCATCatcaacatttttcttttcattagaGAGTTGTTTAGACTTTGTTgtatacagtttttttttttattattattattattattatttctagaCTAATGCTATACATATAGAGACGGAGCTAGGGTGGCAGTATAGGTCAAGGCccaagtttgtttgaaaaaaataatttaacaacctataatttgattttcaacatattattataaattttggCGAGAGGGGATATTGATTGTCGTACCAAGTACTCCTCTAAACGGTTATTGTGTACCAAGTGCATAATGTCCACTGGAATGCCCGTGTATTTTGTCACAAGCTCGATTGATGAATTAATTTCAAGATATAAACTTTTCTATTATAATAGGTTGTTCAAAAGGATTCCCATTTCTTCTATCAAATATTATGCTTTTTCTCATATACTCGGGTTCAAATACTCATGGATTTGCTGTTTGCTTACTCGGTTTATAAAATTCAGAAAACACTAGAGTATAGCATTACTTAGAACTGAAAGGGGGCTGGGAGTGGCATGACACCTCCCACCTctttgaatgggaaaggtgcaATTTGATTAGAAAATAGTTCTTTAGGTTTCTTTAGCCTTTAACCCATGATTTTATTGTCATATAtgtattcatatatatatgtattcatatgtatatatattgagaaaGTTACGCCCGGTAACTAAAAAACCCCACTCTCTATTGGATGTACATGCAGAATTCTCAAAGCACTAAGTCTTCCCGGCACACTCCCACCAAATTTGACTGGGTTGCCTTTCCTCCAACAAATGTAACTACTTCACTTTCTTTTACTCATAACAGAGATGCACACATGCTCTCCTTTCTTTCATCAACTGACTCATATCTCTATTTCCCTCTCGTATTAGTGACCTCACTCGCAACTACCTTAGCGGTTCAATCCCTCCGGGATGGGGTTCTTCAACGGAGCTAGTCAAcatgtactctctctctctctctctctctctctctctcatatatatatatatatatatatatatatatatatatatatatatatatatatatccatatgTTTGTGTTCTCGAACCAATTCTTTGATGAAGGATGATTTTAATTACGTAAGAGTCTTATTGCAGTTCGCTTCTTGGAAACCGGTTAACGGGTTCTATCCCCAAAGAGCTGTCAAACATCACAAATCTCAAAAGCTTGTGAGTTTTGATCGCCCATTTGTTTCtatttgtgaattttttattttagaggtCTATTATAAAGGAATTCGGTTTTATTCTTTGTAGTACGGTGGAGTTCAATCAGCTTTCCGGAGATCTTCCTCCAGAGCTTGGCAATATGCCCTCCATAGAAAGATTGTAAGATTATTGTTGAATATTCCCTCTGACAAGAACCTTatctctttttattaatttggtgTGAGAATTGCTTGGATTGGCTTTTCTATAAAAAGATGTTGAATCCTGATGCTGATATCTCAATTGGTTTTCTCTTACTtatgtgttgttgttgttgatgatgatgttgTTATAGTCTCCTCAGCTCGAATAATTTTACTGGGGAGCTGCCTGATTCATTTGCAGAGCTCAACACATTGAAGGACTTGTAAGCtactatttctttctttccgtATTACGTTTTTCATATGCTTGGAATTAGTTACTAACCTTTGCATTCTGATATTACATATgacatttctttccttttttattttattttattccttttgtCCAATCAACCTAATGCAGTCGGATCAGCGACAATCAATTTTCGGGAAAGATACCCAATTATATTCAAAACTGGACAAACCTTACAAAACTGTGAGAGCtttgttcctttttcttttttaattgtgttTAAGGATTTTGTcgtgatttttaattttggttgttACGTGTTATCCctcattaaatcaaaatttggcAACAACAGACTGATTCAGGCAAGTGGTTTGAACGGGCCAATTCCTCCTGCCATTGGTTTTTTGGAAAAGTTAACAGACTTGTCAGTATCAATCTTCTATGTTACAGgtataaatcattttcagatGGAATTGCGTTTGAATTACTTTGTTCTTTGTTGAATTTGATATGCAGGAGAATTAGTGATTTGAATGGATCTGAAGAACCTTTTCCACCACTTAATAATCTGACACAGCTGAAGACACTGTAAGTTAAATGTTTCAACTACATGATTTTCCAAAGTACCCATCCTTATGGCCACTCAAGTTACatggatatatattttttattttgttacaggATATTGAGGAGTTGCAATATCACTGGACCGCTACCTGAATATCTCACAAAAATGACGAAATTGAAAGCCTTGTTAGTATAGTAGCCACTTTTTCCTCGATTTTCTATTTGCTGATATTTCAAAAATCCTCTTAAAAATGCTTTTATGCTAATTTATGGATAATTCAGTATTCTTGCATGGTTCTTAATTACTTTTCTTCTCCTTGTGTTGACTGACCTAAACCGACTTAGGTGGCATTCTTGATTTGAAAAATAGCACTACCTAAAGTACCTGTCCAGACCAGGCTACATACCACAACAATCTCCCACTTGGAGACTGGTCCGCAACCGCCTTCAcctaggcggttagcagttatttttataaccgccagTTAGTAGTTATTATGTTATAATCGGCAGTTTGAAAACTACTTTTTAATTTAGGCTATGGGCTATGGGCAAGGAGAACAAACGCAAACTAAAAAAGGAATGTGATCGGAGAACCTCTGTTTCGATTTGAGAGTGAGGGACGAGAGGCTGCGCCGCTGCTGATGCCTGTGAGAGACTGAGAGGAGACGAGAGTTGACAGCCGCCCGGTGCCCAGTCGCCTAGCTGTCATCCTACACCGCGAGAATTGAGAAGTGAGAAGACAAGTGTTTTAGGTTTTCAAAAGATTGAAAGTTGAAACATCAGATTAGGTTTTAGACTCAATAGTGTTTTAGGTTTAAAATCAGTAACAATACAGCGTCGTTTTGGTATTTTTAATAGCAAGACAACGCCATATCGACTGTGTAGTCATAGGGctgtacaaattttttaatatatatatattacaagggtaggcggttagcggttactAACCGTCTCCGCCTACCCCTAAAACTACTAACCGCCTTCACCTaaacggttagcggttatttataactgCTTTCGAAAGCGGTTACGCGGTTAGCAGTTGCGAAGCGTTTATAACCACCCCGTTTGTATAAGCCTAATGCTTCTTGTGGTGTTTTGTTCCATAGGCTTTTTGTAGGACAACGGTTTGATAAATATACAGCCCAATCTATAGCTTCCGCCCAAAATTCTTTAGGCATTCTGTTTGTCTTCAACATGCTTCGAGCTATATTGAGAATTGTcctattctttctttcaacaacaccattttgttgtggcgaTCTTAGAACCGTTAAAGGTCGACGTATTCCATTTACTtcacaaaattctttaaattcattAGATATATATTCGCTTCCTCAATCGGATCTCAATGATTTAAAACAATAACCACTTTGTTTTTCTACAAAGACTTAGCGGCTCATTTGCTCTTGTAGTAGATTCTTTTGGAAAGCTTTTCCGGAATTGTTTGCCAACAAGACATCCTTTGCAAAGTTGATCCGGTTGATTAATGAAAGGCGAGCCATTCACCATCTTTTTTTGTGCCAACAATTTTAATCCGCCAAAATTTTCATGTCCAAACCTCAAATGCCAAAGTCAAGATGAATCTTTCAAACAAGTCTTGAGACATTTAGCCACattcatttgaatatttaataaaaacattctaTTGCTTGTCATGGTAACTTTGGTTATCAATTTCTTCTtgtcatctcttagtaaaagactacgatttttcatatgaatttCAAAGTCTTTTTCCAAGAATTGTCCCAAGCtcaaaatattacttttcatacttggaacaaaataaacatttgtaataaattggtgttttccatttttcaagCGAATTAAGATTGTACCTTTCCCTCTTATTGGAACTTTAGACAAGTCTCCAAAAATTACATTCTCGCTCACCGATTCATCAAGCACCACAAAGTTGTTTTTGTCTCCACACATATGGTTATTTGCCGCGTTATCAAGATACCACGagttcttctcttctctttcttctcctttataAGCTAGCAACAACGTGGGCTCCGCATCATTATTTTCAGCATAATTAACTTTCTCTTCAACATTGTTAGTGTGGCTTCTACACTCCCAAGCATAATGACCATATTTTTGGAAATTATAACATTTAACTTGAGATTTATCATACCTTCTTCCATATTGCTTCAAATTATTTCCTCTTCCTCGTCTTCTTGATGcttgacctctctctctcttcgtaATTGAAACTATTACGTccgcctcttcctcttcctctaccGCGGCCACGGCCTCGTCCACGTCCATGTCCTTGTCCTTGTCCTCTTTGACtcatttcttgttcttcttccttatttttgAAACAGATCTTTGTAGCTAAAACTTGTTCCAAtggctcttctttcttcttgttaaGCCTCTCTTCATGGGCTTGAAGAGATCCCATGAGTTGATCAATACTTATGGtttctaaatcttttgactcttCAATAGCGACAACAATATGGTCAAATATTTGATGCAAGGAACGAAGGATCCAATGACTCGAACATCTTCCAATCTTTCTCCATATCTCTTCATTTGATTTACTATGACCAACACCCTTGAAAAATAATCTGCGATCAATTCGGATTCTAGCATTCGCAAAATTTCAAATTCGCCTCTTAATGTTTGAAGGCGAACTTTCTTCACTTTATCAACTCCTTGGTAAGAGTTTTGGAGAATCTCCCATGCTTGCTTAGAGGTAGTTGCATTCGCCACCTCTCGAACCCAGACTCATCCAAACATTGATAAATAAGGGTGAGAGTTTGTTGATCATTCTTTCAAAGTTTCTGCAAAGCCCCTCTTTGATTAGGACTCAAAGGAACTTCTTCACTAGGCTCATCGTAGCCTTTTTCTACAATTTCCCAAGTATCTTGCAATCCAAGCAATGCCTTCATACGAATGCACCAATTATCAAAATTGTCTTTGAAAAGGTGAGGGAATTGAAATGGAAAGGTTGAATTGGCCATTTCTCTAGGATCAATAAGCtgtgctctaataccaatttgttggaaattggaaaccacacacacacaccaagagagagaatgaaaaggaagagagacaataaattgatagaggactttatattcttttattcaacttaattaaaagtaacttgcttacatgggtatttataggatacaaatgaCCCTTCTAACTTTTTCACACTAACTTCATTCATTTACATCTCATATAACTCCCATGTAACTCCtatgtaaaataactcttgaaaacccaaaagacacaacctcttcaagtcacttggtaacttacaagaataataaaagactcaaataaatgttattaaaattaagtttattattcaacaaGGGAACTTATGctaacaaagaaacaaattgTCCCACTAGAAATGAGTTAACAACTTATTTAATTGACAAGCAAAGAGATGGGTAGATTAATGTGCTGCCACAATCAAGCATGAATGATATACCAggaaaacttttattttataagattttaaacaaaaacgaAAACTATTACCTCCCTTTCCCACCCACTTGCAACTCAAACCAAGGCCAAGgatctgaaaatgatttttaaaagatttaagAATTCCCTCTAAATTAGCATTGTTTTGACTTTGTTTATGACattcatatataaaaatgacTGTCTTTTCTCGTTTTGAcaacttcaatatgttgtttgtttgtaatactTTTCAGCAAAGAATTGGTTTTTTAGGGTGTTATTTGTTTTCtaattgatttaattataaCTTTTCCTGCAGAGATCTCAGCTTTAACAAACTAGATGGAGAAATTCCACGCAGCTTTTCCAATCTACAAATTTCAGATTACATGTATGCATTTTAAATTATATgtacattttcaaattacaaaacCATTTTGGTATAGATGAGAGACAGTGTGATCATTACCACATTACTGGGGATGAAGAAGGAAAAGTTTAATGGCCTGATCTATTAGGCAATCTCCAATTGGATTAACTGGATGACTCCTAGATTCTGCTGGCCTTAAACGACCTCAAGTATAAAAtcagcaaaaaaataatttttttctttcggCATCAAAGTTAAACTCAAACAAACTTTGGGCCCCAAAAAGAATTATCTATGGTGAAGTGAATGGCTTGTAAAATATAACGTGGCACTAATGTGGCTTAAATACACCAAGTCAAGCTTTTAGTTATAAGGGTTCTGTAAAAAGTTTGAAGTACGTATTTTCATTGGATGTATATATCATCCATATGGGTAATTGAGTGCTGAAAATGTATTCTCTTAAATGCATACCCAGTCGTGTGAATACTCAaggctaaaaaagaaaatataggtCCTTTCATGTCATTGAAATTATAGGTTTCCTTTAGTTAAATACTGAATGCTGACATCCATAGAaggatttttcaaatttacttCCTAGTTAAAGTAGCTAACTTAACACTCCATTCCATGTAATTTATCATTGTTAATATGAAATCATCCAAAgcataaatattcatttagtcATTTAGCCATTGGATGAGTTTTAACAAGATCTGATTTGTAATTCACAAACTACTTAATGATACTAAGTTGTTCATATTGATTTTGTTTAGGTATTTAACTGGCAACTTGCTAACTGGACCTGTTGAGATGCTGACAAAAAAGGCCAGCATGTAAGCTTCTCGTCCAAATTCTATATATTCAATTTGTTAACCAAACATTTTgacgtatttttttttattgtaatcaTTACGTGGTATTtcattaataatgataattgTGCTTGTATCTGTGTATGACCTCAGTAATATGTAGTCACTTGCGTGCTTTGCTAGCACTTCCTCCATTTGATTGGTCTGAATGTCAAAATGTGAAGAAAATTAGACgcatttaatgttttaattatCTTTATCATTAATTAGAAAATTGACAAtatgcgtcttttgagagtaaTTTACTGAAACCTGTGAGGTACTTCAgtaattaattatgaaaatgaaGGACTGAAAGCATATCAGATAAAGGAAATTTATTTCTTACAAGTTTTAATCATGTCCATGAATTTCTACTCCTGAAAGTTCCCCAACTGTTTCTACTCTCCTAGATTTTACTTCCAGAGGCTTTTTCTAAATATGTCAAAAATGGCATCCCAACTTCAAAAATAGGATCCAAAGAATATGAATTTTCATTAGCATCCACTATTCTGGTATTTGTTTATGGGAATGTTAGCAACCTGATCCCCTTATGAGTGGTGAAAAGAGCTTGTCGTTTTTCTACTTAAGTTCAGTTTAAAGTGTAATCTCTTGGATTGTATAGAATGAAGTATGAGAACAATTAAATCTGAATATTATCGTCTCTTCCAAGTATATAATGTACTACCATGTATATTAAATTTTTCTGGTCATGCTACATTATGGAAGATAATGAATCATGTTTACTTCTTTTGAGTGCAGTGATCTTTCATATAACAAATTTCCGGTTGGAGGATCAAGTTGTGAACCTACTCTGTAAGACTTTATTCTAATTAAGCATGTTTGTCTGAATGCAAGCGCTCATGGGCATACTCACTAAACTTTTCTCTGTTATTTTCTATAGGAACTTGTTTGCAAACTCTGGCAATAACTTGTAAGTATCAACTTCATCTATCAAAAATATGCATCACAAAATTTTCTGATATTAACTTAACACAAATCTAATTTTGATATTAACAATAACTTGTTTTGGACCTTAATTGTTCCAACAGTGGCCTGGATTCATGTTTGGGAAGCTTTGGTTGTCCTGATCAAAGTAAGTTGAAATGCCATATATCTCGTCAAGATTGTTATATTCAATAGTGTACCAACTCATCCTTTCCTCTCCCCACTCCTCTCTCAATTGaaagtattgaatagattttcttccttttcttttttgatgaatatgAATGCTATAACGTCTACCTGTTTAGTTGTTACTAATCTGTTGTTGCTTTTATCCCAGAATCCAAGCTTCATATAAATTGCGGTGGAGAAGAAGTAACCATTAATAGAACTACATATGATGTTGATACGGAACCAGGTGGACCTTCAAAATTCTACATGTCGAGGTCACAATACTGGGCATTTAGCAGCACTGGTCACTTCTTGGATAATGATGACGAGACTGACATTTATATTGTGCAAAATTCATCCAAGCTCTCTATGACCAACCCTCAACTGTACAAGAATGCACGcctttctcctctctctcttacTTATTATGCTTTTTGTATGAGAAATGCAAATTACACAGTAATCCTCCATTTTGCGGAGATAGTGTTCACTGATGACAAAACATATAGAAGCTTGGGAAGGCGTATATTTGATATTTACATTCAGGTAATTATTACAATATACTTCCGCTTTCATCAACCAATTTTTAGTTACTCAAGTAGTTGTTAGCATGACAAAAATGGATTATAATAATGTAGGGAAAGTTGGTATGGAAGGATTTCAACATTGTAAAAGAGGCTGGTGGAGTTGGGAAggaatttattacaaattttacTGCTGTCGTGACTAATAATACCTTGGAGATCCGTTTGTACTGGGCTGGGAAGGGGACAACTGATATCCCGAGAAAATCATACTATGGTCCTCTTATTTCAGCTATTTCTGTGGTTGATCCTGGtaggttttatgttttatgagtTCGCGCTAACTTTCAATGGTTTGAAAGTGAACCATTCTCATACTTGCTTATATCTTAGCATGTAAATTTATCTCTATTTATTTGAGAACGTTTAAGAAAGCATGATGCTAATTATATTTCATTAATTTCCTTAAAGTATTTGATTTgaccattttaatttctttatggTATCATAGATCAATGTATTTGTCTTTTTTGTCCacattttgtgattttattttatattttttcagtTTGATGTGTACTAGTTCAcgaaatgatattaaaaaatcatatcGATGAATAAGAGAATGAAAtcctttttcttgtttattttcattgtaactcttatgttttttcttcaaaCAGATTTTATACCGCCATCAGAAAATGGAACTGGTATACCTCTAGGTGCAACGGTTGGGATTGTCGTTGCCGGAgcttttgttatatttttggttCTGGGTATCCTCTGGTGGAAATGCTGTCTTGGACAGAAAAATAAGATGGAACAAGGTATTTGAAAGGCAATTACTATTGTTATtatatagataaatatttatttctgATATGTTCTTTGGATtctatagtttttattttttctccatTCTGCATTCTGCATGTACACTGGTGGGATGAAATAaattccctatatatatatattttagaggGTATATATATCAAACAATTTACCAATCCCTAATTCTTTCAAGTGGAAACAACTAATTTACTCATCATCTGTTTAGTTACAGTACactttaaaatgtctcaaactatAAGGAATGTCAAGAATTTTGCAAATTTCTTAGACATGCTTCCGTATCTGACTTGGCATCTCCCTCAGATTTAAAGGGTTTGAACTTACAAACTGGCACATTCACCTTAAGGCAAATCAAAGCTGCAACAAACAACTTTGATGCTGCAAATAAAATTGGGGAAGGTGGTTTTGGTTCTGTTTATAAGGTATTTGCAGAATAAATAGTTTCTTTTCATTGAATGTTTCTTATTATagttctttctctttttgaagTGTTCCTTACTCATATATGACAAAAGTTTATGTTTCCCAAATGCAGGGCCTTTTGTCAGATGGCACCAGAATTGCAGTCAAACAGCTTTCTTCCAAATCAAAGCAAGGAAATCGTGAGTTTGTGAATGAGATAGGCATGATTTCTGCTTTGCAACACCCTCATCTTGTTCAGCTCTATGGATGCTGTATTGAAGGAAATCAATTGTTGCTAGTATACGAATACATGGAAAATAATAGTCTCGCTCGTGCTTTGTTTGGTAAACTTTTACCTTCATGagcttaattgtttttttttttttttttgtgtattttttgtCATTGGTGTGCCGatcatatattgttttttattaatttgattGATTAAAGGGCCAGAAGAATATGGGTTGAAATTAGATTGGGCAATGAGACAAAAGATTTGTGTCGGTATAGCAAGAGGTTTGGCATTTCTCCATGAAGAATCGAGATTGAAGATTGTTCATAGAGACATCAAGGCTACTAATGTCTTGCTTGATAAAAATCTCAACCCGAAGATATCTGACTTTGGTTTGGCCAAGCTTGATGAAGAGGATAATACACACATAAGCACCCGAGTTGCTGGAACTTAGTGAGTTGCTCTGTATTAATTTAATGTCACAatgttttttattatcttttttcttgttttcatgtGATACCACTAGactaaaagaaagagagaacaaaaagaaaattgaaaatagaggAATTGTTAGTAAAGTTTAATAGtaccaaaaaaattatagcttGAGAAATTTCATTGTCTGAATTGTTTAACAAGCTAACTTGATTACTTCatggtattgatttttgtttatccatgccactaagacaagaaaaaaaaaaaaaaatcttgatatTAGCAATTTACAAAATCTTGTTtaggagaagaaaaataaggcacataaaaaaattatcccCCTTA contains these protein-coding regions:
- the LOC133875082 gene encoding probable leucine-rich repeat receptor-like serine/threonine-protein kinase At3g14840 isoform X1; the protein is MKMFLVPILILLASTLSFSFAAARLPDSEVEALHDIAKSLGKTDWNFSVDPCTEWLPLIDNNITCSTGCSNGTECHVLMIILKALSLPGTLPPNLTGLPFLQQIDLTRNYLSGSIPPGWGSSTELVNISLLGNRLTGSIPKELSNITNLKSFTVEFNQLSGDLPPELGNMPSIERFLLSSNNFTGELPDSFAELNTLKDFRISDNQFSGKIPNYIQNWTNLTKLLIQASGLNGPIPPAIGFLEKLTDLRISDLNGSEEPFPPLNNLTQLKTLILRSCNITGPLPEYLTKMTKLKALDLSFNKLDGEIPRSFSNLQISDYMYLTGNLLTGPVEMLTKKASIDLSYNKFPVGGSSCEPTLNLFANSGNNFGLDSCLGSFGCPDQKSKLHINCGGEEVTINRTTYDVDTEPGGPSKFYMSRSQYWAFSSTGHFLDNDDETDIYIVQNSSKLSMTNPQLYKNARLSPLSLTYYAFCMRNANYTVILHFAEIVFTDDKTYRSLGRRIFDIYIQGKLVWKDFNIVKEAGGVGKEFITNFTAVVTNNTLEIRLYWAGKGTTDIPRKSYYGPLISAISVVDPDFIPPSENGTGIPLGATVGIVVAGAFVIFLVLGILWWKCCLGQKNKMEQDLKGLNLQTGTFTLRQIKAATNNFDAANKIGEGGFGSVYKGLLSDGTRIAVKQLSSKSKQGNREFVNEIGMISALQHPHLVQLYGCCIEGNQLLLVYEYMENNSLARALFGPEEYGLKLDWAMRQKICVGIARGLAFLHEESRLKIVHRDIKATNVLLDKNLNPKISDFGLAKLDEEDNTHISTRVAGTYGYMAPEYALRGYLTDKADVYSFGIVALEIVSGRTNTSYRAKETSFQLLDWALLLKEKESLLELVDPRLGSNYKKEEVMVMINVGLLCANTSAAVRPTMSAVVSMLEGDIVVPGLVSDPSVSNNEMKEAMWEQYQQSKLQNRSESQTESISMDDPWTASSTSAADLYPVNLDSEYWEKRALRS
- the LOC133875082 gene encoding probable leucine-rich repeat receptor-like serine/threonine-protein kinase At3g14840 isoform X2, encoding MKMFLVPILILLASTLSFSFAAARLPDSEVEALHDIAKSLGKTDWNFSVDPCTEWLPLIDNNITCSTGCSNGTECHVLMIILKALSLPGTLPPNLTGLPFLQQIDLTRNYLSGSIPPGWGSSTELVNISLLGNRLTGSIPKELSNITNLKSFTVEFNQLSGDLPPELGNMPSIERFLLSSNNFTGELPDSFAELNTLKDFRISDNQFSGKIPNYIQNWTNLTKLRISDLNGSEEPFPPLNNLTQLKTLILRSCNITGPLPEYLTKMTKLKALDLSFNKLDGEIPRSFSNLQISDYMYLTGNLLTGPVEMLTKKASIDLSYNKFPVGGSSCEPTLNLFANSGNNFGLDSCLGSFGCPDQKSKLHINCGGEEVTINRTTYDVDTEPGGPSKFYMSRSQYWAFSSTGHFLDNDDETDIYIVQNSSKLSMTNPQLYKNARLSPLSLTYYAFCMRNANYTVILHFAEIVFTDDKTYRSLGRRIFDIYIQGKLVWKDFNIVKEAGGVGKEFITNFTAVVTNNTLEIRLYWAGKGTTDIPRKSYYGPLISAISVVDPDFIPPSENGTGIPLGATVGIVVAGAFVIFLVLGILWWKCCLGQKNKMEQDLKGLNLQTGTFTLRQIKAATNNFDAANKIGEGGFGSVYKGLLSDGTRIAVKQLSSKSKQGNREFVNEIGMISALQHPHLVQLYGCCIEGNQLLLVYEYMENNSLARALFGPEEYGLKLDWAMRQKICVGIARGLAFLHEESRLKIVHRDIKATNVLLDKNLNPKISDFGLAKLDEEDNTHISTRVAGTYGYMAPEYALRGYLTDKADVYSFGIVALEIVSGRTNTSYRAKETSFQLLDWALLLKEKESLLELVDPRLGSNYKKEEVMVMINVGLLCANTSAAVRPTMSAVVSMLEGDIVVPGLVSDPSVSNNEMKEAMWEQYQQSKLQNRSESQTESISMDDPWTASSTSAADLYPVNLDSEYWEKRALRS